In the genome of Paracoccus tegillarcae, one region contains:
- a CDS encoding ABC transporter permease yields MTQASTPVTTPPERSAFQTWLRLLWADKLAFFATLFLLFVLACAIFGPILMEDIATKQNLRGRNAAPFDLSQGFMLILGGDQLGRPLLARLIVAAQNTVAVAAGAVVMAMLIGSALGLIAGYSRGRMAELIPRLADVIMSFPSLLLAVIVLYMLDPSVGNIILVLAITRIPIYLRTTRAEVLEVRERMFVQAATVMGAPTPRIIFRHILPMILPTLLTIATLDFSFVMLAESSLSFLGIGIQPPEITWGLMVAQGRPYLTSAWWLSFWPGLAIILTTLSLNLLSNWMRVALDPQQRWRLEIGGRKNG; encoded by the coding sequence ATGACACAGGCATCCACCCCCGTGACGACCCCGCCGGAACGCAGCGCGTTCCAGACCTGGCTGCGCCTGCTTTGGGCGGACAAGCTGGCCTTCTTTGCCACGCTGTTTCTGCTGTTCGTGCTGGCCTGCGCCATCTTTGGGCCAATCCTGATGGAGGATATCGCTACCAAGCAAAACCTGCGCGGACGCAATGCGGCACCGTTTGATCTGTCGCAGGGGTTCATGTTGATCCTCGGCGGCGATCAGCTGGGCCGGCCCCTGCTGGCGCGCCTGATTGTGGCCGCCCAGAACACGGTCGCGGTTGCCGCAGGCGCTGTCGTGATGGCGATGCTGATCGGCTCGGCCCTGGGTCTGATCGCCGGTTACTCGCGCGGTCGCATGGCCGAACTGATCCCCCGCCTGGCCGATGTGATCATGTCGTTTCCGTCGCTGCTCTTGGCGGTGATCGTGCTCTACATGCTGGACCCTTCGGTCGGAAACATCATTCTGGTGCTGGCGATCACCCGTATCCCGATCTACCTGCGCACCACGCGCGCCGAGGTGCTGGAGGTGCGTGAACGGATGTTCGTTCAGGCCGCCACCGTCATGGGCGCGCCGACGCCGCGGATCATCTTTCGTCATATCCTGCCGATGATCCTGCCTACATTGCTGACCATCGCGACGCTGGATTTTTCGTTCGTCATGCTGGCCGAAAGCTCGCTGTCCTTTCTGGGCATCGGCATTCAGCCGCCGGAAATCACATGGGGCCTGATGGTCGCGCAGGGCCGGCCCTATCTGACCAGCGCCTGGTGGCTCAGCTTCTGGCCGGGTCTGGCGATCATCCTGACCACGCTGTCGCTTAACCTGCTGTCGAACTGGATGCGCGTTGCGCTGGACCCGCAGCAACGCTGGCGCCTAGAAATCGGAGGCCGGAAAAATGGCTGA
- a CDS encoding ABC transporter permease, which translates to MKKFLFKRAISSAISLTLLIVAVFFLSRLTGDPTDLYLPIDASQEARDNFRAVHGLDRPLIVQFGNYVWDILHLDFGDSIRRARPALEVVLEAFKWTLQLALITMTLVSVAAITLGSLAAFNVGGFFDRVATFFSLIGAAAPDFWVAIVAIVFFSLTLGWVPTSGTGTAAHWVLPIAVLFIRPFGLILQVVRGSMITALSSAYVKTARAKGVTPKKQIFVHALRNAMLPVITVIGDQAAALLNGAVVIETIFGFPGVGKLMIDSILQRDFSVILAAIMVTAIAIFIMNILIDLAYAVLDPRIRY; encoded by the coding sequence ATGAAGAAATTTCTGTTCAAACGGGCGATTTCCAGCGCGATCTCGCTGACCTTGCTGATCGTTGCCGTGTTCTTTCTGTCGCGCCTGACGGGCGATCCGACAGACCTGTATCTGCCCATCGACGCCAGCCAGGAGGCACGTGACAATTTCCGCGCCGTCCACGGCCTGGACCGACCCTTGATCGTGCAGTTCGGCAATTACGTCTGGGATATCCTGCATCTGGACTTTGGCGATTCCATTCGCCGCGCACGCCCCGCGCTGGAGGTCGTGCTGGAGGCGTTCAAATGGACGCTGCAACTGGCGCTGATCACCATGACGTTGGTATCGGTCGCGGCGATCACATTGGGATCGCTGGCGGCCTTTAACGTTGGCGGCTTTTTCGACCGCGTCGCCACCTTCTTTTCGCTGATCGGCGCCGCGGCCCCGGATTTCTGGGTCGCCATTGTGGCCATCGTGTTCTTTTCCCTCACGCTTGGATGGGTGCCCACATCTGGCACCGGAACGGCGGCGCATTGGGTGTTGCCCATCGCGGTGCTGTTCATCCGGCCCTTTGGCCTGATCCTGCAGGTGGTGCGCGGGTCGATGATCACGGCGCTGTCCTCGGCCTATGTGAAAACCGCCCGCGCCAAGGGCGTGACCCCCAAGAAACAGATCTTTGTGCACGCGCTGCGCAACGCCATGCTGCCGGTCATCACCGTGATCGGCGATCAGGCCGCCGCGCTGCTGAACGGAGCCGTCGTGATCGAGACGATCTTTGGCTTTCCCGGCGTCGGCAAGCTGATGATCGATTCGATCCTGCAGCGCGACTTTTCGGTGATTCTGGCGGCGATCATGGTCACCGCCATCGCCATCTTCATCATGAACATCCTGATCGACCTGGCCTATGCCGTACTCGATCCCCGCATCCGGTATTGA
- a CDS encoding 2-hydroxyacid dehydrogenase gives MTKPDVMMLYPMRPVAMAQLEAAYTLHRVDLAEDKAAFIAENGPNCRAIVTNGHVPVTREIIEAMPRLELVACSSAGFESFDLAAMAEHGVKLTNTSSALSDDVADTAIMLMLAARRGLVPADAYVRSGDWAKKGMFPLQRSIAGKRLGIVGMGTIGQEIARRAEALKMQVSYWNRRAKDLPWDYQADLVTLARDSDVLIAIVAGGEGTRGLISDKVMAALGPDGLLINVSRGSVVDETALINALRSGALGHAALDVFASEPDADPALTALPNVTLYPHHASGTVETRDAMAQLVVDNLAALYAGQALLTPVDLRAYAPAPAQA, from the coding sequence ATGACCAAACCCGACGTGATGATGCTGTATCCGATGCGACCCGTCGCGATGGCGCAGCTAGAGGCCGCCTATACGCTGCACCGCGTTGATCTGGCAGAGGACAAGGCCGCCTTCATCGCCGAGAACGGGCCGAACTGCCGCGCTATCGTGACCAACGGCCATGTGCCTGTTACGCGCGAGATCATCGAGGCGATGCCCAGGCTGGAACTGGTTGCCTGCTCCAGCGCCGGGTTCGAAAGCTTTGATCTGGCGGCCATGGCCGAACACGGGGTCAAGCTGACCAACACCTCATCCGCGCTCAGCGACGATGTGGCCGACACCGCGATCATGCTGATGCTGGCGGCGCGGCGCGGGCTGGTGCCTGCGGATGCCTATGTCCGGTCCGGCGATTGGGCAAAAAAGGGGATGTTCCCTCTGCAACGCTCGATCGCGGGCAAGCGGTTGGGCATTGTGGGTATGGGCACGATCGGGCAGGAAATCGCTCGCCGCGCCGAGGCCCTGAAGATGCAGGTCAGCTATTGGAACCGCCGTGCCAAGGATCTGCCCTGGGACTATCAGGCCGATCTGGTCACGCTGGCGCGCGACTCTGATGTGCTGATCGCGATTGTCGCGGGTGGCGAGGGCACGCGCGGTCTGATTTCGGACAAGGTGATGGCCGCGCTTGGGCCTGACGGCTTGCTGATCAACGTCTCTCGCGGCTCGGTTGTGGATGAAACGGCGCTGATCAACGCGCTTCGTTCGGGTGCCCTGGGCCATGCCGCGCTGGATGTTTTCGCCAGCGAGCCGGATGCAGACCCGGCGCTGACCGCGCTGCCCAATGTGACGCTGTATCCGCATCATGCCTCCGGCACGGTCGAAACCCGCGACGCCATGGCGCAACTGGTCGTCGATAATCTGGCCGCGCTTTACGCAGGTCAGGCGTTGCTGACCCCGGTCGATCTGCGGGCCTATGCACCTGCGCCGGCGCAGGCATGA
- a CDS encoding ABC transporter substrate-binding protein, with protein MNCRTTLLGGASILMLAMPAFAQENDVVIALNEELETVEPCMASQSNIGRVILQNISETLTELNTDDGSLMPRLAESWEDQGEGTWRFNLRQGVVFSDGSSFDSADVAHSITRTLSPDLTCEIGAKFFGGMTLTATPVDDNTIEITSDPAQPILPLLMSTLTIVPSETAMEFTREPVGTGPYEMTEWNVGQDIILTRRDDYWGEQPEVAKATYLFRTDDAVRAAMVPAGEADIVPLISQIDATNEATDFAYPNSETTYLRVDSNIAPLDDIRIRQALNMAVDRAAFLGTLVPEAATLATHMTVPTALGADVDLGVPEYNLEEAQRLVEEARADGVPVDTEILLVGRLGNFPNVTEVMEALQQMLSETGLNIKLEMVEVAEWIKYYSKPFAAGDQPALVAAMHDNNRGDPVFSMYFKYACDGLQSGICDEELDGLIADATAQTGDERGDAWRAVFQKAHDLYADVFLFHMVGFSRVSERLDFTPSIATNSELQLSQIKIK; from the coding sequence ATGAACTGTCGCACAACCCTGCTTGGCGGGGCGAGTATTCTTATGCTGGCGATGCCGGCCTTTGCCCAGGAAAACGATGTCGTCATCGCCCTGAACGAAGAACTGGAAACCGTTGAGCCCTGCATGGCCTCGCAGTCGAATATCGGCCGGGTGATCCTGCAGAATATCTCGGAAACCCTGACCGAATTGAACACCGATGACGGCTCGCTGATGCCGCGCCTGGCCGAAAGCTGGGAAGATCAGGGCGAAGGCACCTGGCGTTTCAACCTGCGTCAGGGCGTCGTTTTTTCAGATGGGTCGAGCTTTGATTCGGCAGATGTCGCGCATTCGATCACCCGCACCCTGTCGCCGGACCTGACCTGCGAAATCGGGGCCAAGTTCTTTGGCGGCATGACGCTGACCGCAACGCCGGTCGACGACAACACCATCGAAATCACCTCGGACCCCGCGCAGCCGATCCTGCCGCTGCTGATGTCGACGCTGACCATCGTGCCGTCGGAAACGGCAATGGAATTCACGCGTGAGCCGGTTGGCACGGGCCCCTATGAAATGACGGAGTGGAATGTCGGTCAGGACATAATCCTGACCCGCCGCGACGATTATTGGGGCGAACAACCCGAGGTCGCCAAGGCCACCTATCTGTTCCGCACCGACGATGCCGTCCGCGCTGCCATGGTGCCAGCGGGCGAGGCCGATATCGTGCCGCTGATCAGCCAGATCGATGCCACCAACGAGGCCACCGATTTCGCCTATCCGAACTCGGAAACCACCTATCTGCGCGTCGACAGCAACATTGCACCGCTGGATGATATTCGTATCCGTCAGGCTCTGAACATGGCGGTGGATCGCGCGGCTTTCCTGGGCACGCTGGTGCCCGAGGCCGCGACGCTGGCCACGCACATGACCGTGCCGACCGCGCTTGGCGCCGATGTCGATCTGGGCGTGCCGGAATACAATCTGGAAGAGGCGCAACGGCTGGTCGAAGAGGCGCGTGCCGATGGCGTGCCGGTCGATACCGAAATCCTGCTGGTCGGTCGTCTGGGCAACTTCCCCAACGTGACCGAGGTGATGGAGGCCCTGCAGCAGATGCTGTCCGAGACCGGGCTGAACATCAAACTTGAGATGGTCGAAGTTGCGGAATGGATCAAATACTATTCCAAGCCGTTCGCAGCAGGCGATCAGCCGGCATTGGTTGCGGCCATGCACGACAATAACCGTGGCGACCCCGTCTTTTCCATGTACTTCAAATATGCCTGTGACGGTTTGCAGTCGGGCATCTGCGATGAGGAACTGGACGGGCTGATTGCCGACGCGACCGCCCAGACAGGCGACGAGCGCGGCGACGCATGGCGCGCGGTGTTCCAAAAGGCACATGATCTTTATGCCGATGTCTTCCTGTTCCACATGGTCGGCTTCAGCCGCGTGTCCGAACGGCTGGACTTTACACCCTCGATTGCCACGAACTCGGAACTGCAACTGTCGCAGATCAAGATCAAGTAG
- a CDS encoding ABC transporter ATP-binding protein, whose translation MAEPLLEVRNLSVTFHTARGPVQAVRNVSWQVAPGEVLAILGESGSGKSVSASAVMDLIDCPPGEITSGQIIYRGKDLLTMDADERREINGKRIAMIFQDPLSHLNPVYSVGWQIEEALTTHGTARSQAKAKTLELMEKVGIPNPAASAVKYPHQFSGGQRQRLMIAMALALRPDVLIADEPTTALDVTVQAQILSLLEELQHETGMALLIITHDLGVVAEIADRVVVMNAGEIVEQGTAAEVYANPQHEYTKRLIGAAPGQGEMHENPPKTDPILRLENVSKKYGEFTALGGVNFDLCEGETLAIVGESGSGKSTTARVLLRLEEPSGGRAMYNGRDLFTLSPRELFEMRRDIQMVFQDPTQSLNPRMTVYQIISEAWVIHPEILPKTRWRDRVSELLEQVGLQAEHAHRNPHQFSGGQRQRIAIARALALEPRVIVCDEAVSALDVQVQAQVIDLLDRLKDEFGLSYIFIAHDLPVVRDFADRVIVMQKGEIVEQGPVRQIFENPRETYTQNLLAASLDPDPEVQAQRRAERLARTA comes from the coding sequence ATGGCTGAACCCCTGCTGGAAGTCCGTAACCTGTCGGTCACATTTCACACCGCGCGCGGCCCCGTTCAGGCCGTCCGCAATGTAAGCTGGCAGGTCGCACCGGGCGAGGTGCTGGCGATCCTGGGCGAATCGGGTTCGGGCAAGTCGGTCTCTGCCTCGGCGGTGATGGATCTGATCGACTGCCCGCCGGGCGAGATCACCTCGGGCCAGATCATCTATCGCGGCAAGGACCTGCTGACGATGGACGCCGATGAACGCCGCGAGATCAACGGCAAGCGCATCGCCATGATCTTTCAGGACCCGCTGAGCCACCTGAACCCGGTCTATTCCGTCGGCTGGCAAATCGAAGAGGCGCTGACCACTCACGGCACAGCGCGCAGCCAGGCCAAGGCGAAAACGCTGGAACTTATGGAAAAGGTCGGCATCCCCAACCCGGCGGCATCGGCGGTGAAATATCCGCACCAGTTTTCGGGCGGGCAACGGCAACGCCTGATGATCGCCATGGCGCTGGCGCTGCGCCCCGATGTGCTGATCGCGGACGAACCGACCACCGCGCTGGACGTCACGGTGCAGGCGCAGATCCTGTCGCTGCTAGAGGAATTGCAGCACGAAACCGGCATGGCACTGCTGATCATCACCCATGACCTTGGCGTCGTGGCCGAGATCGCAGACCGTGTCGTGGTGATGAACGCCGGCGAAATCGTCGAGCAGGGCACCGCCGCCGAAGTCTATGCCAACCCACAGCACGAATACACCAAGCGGCTGATCGGCGCGGCGCCCGGTCAGGGCGAGATGCACGAAAACCCGCCCAAGACCGATCCGATCCTGCGGCTGGAAAACGTGTCCAAGAAATACGGCGAATTCACGGCGCTTGGCGGCGTCAATTTCGATCTCTGCGAGGGTGAAACGCTGGCCATCGTCGGCGAATCCGGGTCGGGGAAGTCAACCACCGCGCGGGTTTTGCTGCGACTGGAAGAGCCCAGTGGTGGCCGTGCCATGTATAACGGGCGCGACCTCTTTACCCTGTCCCCACGCGAGCTGTTCGAAATGCGGCGCGACATTCAGATGGTGTTTCAGGACCCGACGCAAAGCCTGAACCCGCGGATGACGGTCTATCAGATCATTTCTGAGGCATGGGTCATTCACCCCGAAATCCTGCCAAAGACGCGTTGGCGCGACCGTGTGTCGGAATTGCTGGAACAGGTCGGCCTGCAGGCCGAGCACGCGCATCGCAACCCGCATCAATTTTCCGGCGGTCAGCGACAGCGGATCGCCATTGCCCGCGCCCTTGCGCTGGAACCGCGCGTCATCGTCTGCGACGAGGCCGTTTCCGCGCTGGATGTGCAGGTTCAGGCGCAGGTGATCGACCTGCTGGACCGGCTGAAGGATGAGTTCGGCCTCAGCTATATCTTCATCGCCCATGACCTGCCGGTCGTGCGCGACTTCGCCGACCGCGTGATCGTCATGCAAAAGGGCGAAATCGTCGAACAGGGTCCGGTGCGGCAAATCTTTGAAAACCCGCGCGAGACTTACACCCAGAACCTGCTGGCCGCGTCGCTGGACCCCGACCCCGAGGTTCAGGCGCAACGGCGGGCCGAACGCTTGGCAAGGACCGCGTAA
- a CDS encoding 5-dehydro-4-deoxyglucarate dehydratase, producing the protein MLDNLDLQSRIRTGLLSFPVTAFDDQDRFAAEPFRAHLEWLSDYRVAGLIVAGGTGELFSLTPAEVVDVVRVAKEAQPNQPIIAGCGYGTRMACEMAQAIEAAGGDGILLLPHYLINAPQEGVEARIRAVCNATKMAVIVYNRGQARVSEDTLARLADECPNLIGFKDGTGDIDTVRRVTLRLGDRLSYIGGMPTHELFAQAYRGAGMPTYSSAVFNFVPATALEFHSAFTLGDDATCNRLLQEFYYPFAAIRDRKTGYEVAAVKAGVRLRGFAAGRVRSPLVDLSEEEVGMMEDLMRGRG; encoded by the coding sequence ATGCTCGACAACCTTGACCTGCAATCCCGCATCCGCACCGGCCTTCTGTCATTCCCGGTGACCGCCTTTGACGATCAGGATCGCTTTGCCGCCGAGCCTTTCCGGGCGCATCTGGAGTGGCTGTCAGACTATCGCGTCGCCGGGCTGATCGTCGCTGGCGGTACCGGCGAATTGTTCTCATTGACGCCGGCCGAAGTGGTCGATGTCGTCCGCGTCGCCAAAGAGGCGCAGCCCAACCAGCCGATCATCGCCGGCTGTGGCTATGGCACGCGTATGGCCTGCGAGATGGCGCAGGCTATCGAGGCTGCGGGGGGTGACGGTATCCTGCTGCTGCCGCACTATCTGATCAATGCGCCGCAAGAAGGGGTCGAGGCCCGCATTCGCGCGGTCTGCAATGCGACCAAGATGGCCGTGATCGTCTATAATCGCGGGCAGGCGCGGGTCAGTGAAGACACGCTGGCGCGGCTGGCTGATGAATGCCCCAACCTGATCGGCTTCAAGGATGGAACGGGCGATATCGACACGGTGCGGCGCGTGACCCTGCGGTTGGGCGACAGGCTCAGCTATATCGGCGGAATGCCGACGCATGAACTGTTCGCCCAGGCCTATCGCGGCGCGGGGATGCCGACCTATTCCTCGGCAGTCTTCAACTTCGTCCCGGCAACCGCGCTGGAATTCCACAGCGCCTTTACCTTGGGCGATGACGCGACCTGCAACCGGCTGCTGCAAGAATTCTATTACCCCTTCGCCGCGATCCGCGACCGCAAGACTGGCTATGAGGTTGCCGCAGTCAAGGCGGGCGTACGCCTGCGTGGCTTTGCCGCCGGCAGGGTCCGTTCGCCGCTGGTCGATCTGAGCGAAGAAGAGGTCGGCATGATGGAAGATCTGATGCGCGGCCGGGGCTGA
- a CDS encoding SDR family NAD(P)-dependent oxidoreductase — MTQPAILVTGASSGIGLAIAQALLEAGHPVIGFSRSAPKGLGPQFTHMPVDLTDPLALEKALSDLPALSGVVHAAGLLRVGPHDSFDHADGARMWQLHVDTAARLIGALAPRLPDGGRIVLIGSRVARGAPGRALYAASKAALSGLTRSVAAELAPRSVTVNIVAPGATDTPMLRDPQRASEAPKLPPIGRMVRPREVAATVAFLLSPDAGAITGQEIVICGGASL, encoded by the coding sequence ATGACCCAACCGGCGATCCTTGTAACCGGAGCCAGTTCAGGCATCGGGCTTGCCATCGCGCAAGCCCTGCTGGAGGCTGGTCACCCGGTCATCGGGTTTAGCCGCAGCGCGCCCAAGGGACTGGGACCGCAATTTACCCACATGCCCGTCGATCTGACCGACCCTTTGGCGCTGGAAAAGGCACTGTCTGATCTGCCCGCGCTTTCGGGTGTCGTTCATGCGGCGGGCCTGCTGCGCGTCGGGCCGCACGATAGTTTTGACCACGCAGATGGCGCACGCATGTGGCAGTTGCATGTCGATACCGCCGCCCGGCTTATCGGCGCCCTGGCCCCGCGACTGCCAGATGGCGGACGCATCGTGCTGATCGGCAGCCGGGTCGCGCGCGGTGCGCCCGGTCGTGCGCTGTATGCAGCGTCCAAGGCCGCCTTGTCGGGCCTGACGCGATCCGTCGCCGCTGAACTGGCGCCGCGTAGCGTCACCGTGAATATCGTCGCCCCCGGCGCCACCGACACGCCCATGCTGCGCGACCCGCAGCGCGCGTCCGAGGCACCGAAACTGCCACCTATCGGCCGGATGGTCCGGCCTCGGGAAGTTGCCGCGACGGTGGCCTTTCTTCTGTCACCCGATGCCGGCGCGATCACTGGACAAGAGATCGTCATCTGCGGCGGCGCTTCGCTTTGA